In [Clostridium] cellulosi, one genomic interval encodes:
- a CDS encoding riboflavin biosynthesis protein RibF (High confidence in function and specificity) has protein sequence MGHAEVINKALSQGLKTAVVTFSHNPGKKADGRPVPEITLPALKEKILESMSVDFCIYLDFDKVRNLEPEEFIDLLTEKLNVKYISCGFNYRFGKGASADVRRLDEICRPKGIKVYTTEPVCVGGKPLSSTRIRSCIASGDVKCAMELLGRPFAVYGEVVHGRRLGRVLGTPTINQLLPPPQLLPRFGVYASVTHVGDTLYPSVTNIGVKPTVSSNEVAGSETYIIGFDGDLYGKVIQVDLIEFLRPEMKFESVDRLKEQMGRDTEKAKAISTGFINNKKPFAEKVLSR, from the coding sequence TTGGGTCACGCTGAGGTCATAAACAAGGCGTTGAGTCAGGGACTTAAAACCGCCGTTGTTACATTTTCTCACAACCCCGGGAAAAAAGCGGACGGGCGTCCCGTACCAGAGATTACGCTCCCTGCCTTAAAGGAAAAGATACTTGAGTCGATGTCAGTGGACTTTTGTATTTATCTTGACTTTGACAAGGTGCGGAATTTGGAGCCAGAGGAATTCATTGACCTGCTGACTGAAAAGCTCAATGTGAAATATATAAGCTGCGGGTTTAACTATCGTTTCGGAAAGGGCGCGTCGGCAGATGTCCGCCGCCTCGATGAGATTTGCAGGCCGAAAGGGATAAAGGTGTATACCACTGAACCTGTTTGCGTCGGCGGGAAACCGCTTAGTTCCACGAGGATACGTTCCTGTATCGCTTCCGGCGATGTAAAATGCGCAATGGAGCTGCTTGGAAGGCCCTTTGCCGTTTACGGGGAGGTTGTCCACGGACGCCGGCTTGGGCGCGTGCTCGGAACGCCGACTATAAATCAGCTTTTGCCGCCGCCCCAGCTTTTGCCGCGTTTCGGTGTATATGCGTCGGTAACCCATGTGGGCGATACACTTTATCCGTCGGTCACCAATATCGGCGTAAAACCGACGGTTTCAAGCAATGAAGTGGCTGGCTCGGAGACCTATATAATTGGATTTGACGGGGATTTGTACGGCAAGGTTATTCAGGTTGACCTTATAGAGTTTTTGCGCCCAGAGATGAAATTTGAATCCGTTGACAGGCTGAAAGAGCAGATGGGGCGCGATACGGAGAAAGCAAAGGCGATTTCGACGGGGTTTATAAACAATAAAAAGCCCTTTGCTGAAAAAGTATTATCAAGATAA